The following proteins are co-located in the Sulfitobacter guttiformis genome:
- a CDS encoding DUF1800 domain-containing protein, with amino-acid sequence MRFDPQLADIRFGCGLSPSIAPAQSAQEMLDTLASPDDIATRFKVETSEQFSLRIAERMRLTKIRRQNRGSEEGLAAKKAERLQNRDARIAQAAWMGEHLNRWVWTTAPLRERLCVFWADHFTATGKAGLLRRAATPYVETAIRPNIAGRFEDLLLAAVLHPLMLHYLDQERSVGPNSVEAARGGRLTGLNENLAREVIELHTLGVGAPYTQTDVTQLAELLTGLSIAPPMRLHFRKRRAEPGDETVLGKTYGGDNPHIRDIQAVLGDLARHPATARHIARKLAVHFVADVPDPDLVTTLETRFLETDGDLREVTLALLSHPAAHTPQRTNVKQPFHFMGSALRALGVPPEGISALPERDARRIIAAPLVQMGHIWEKPAGPDGLPEADSAWIVPQGIASRLQWAITVPNLLMQELPDPREFVDTALGNFKTPAVSFAATAAETRWDGIGLVLASPAFQRT; translated from the coding sequence ATGCGTTTTGACCCACAACTGGCCGACATCCGCTTTGGTTGTGGCTTGTCGCCCAGCATTGCACCTGCGCAATCCGCGCAGGAAATGCTGGACACATTGGCCAGCCCAGATGACATCGCCACCCGCTTCAAGGTAGAGACATCCGAACAATTTTCACTGCGCATCGCCGAGCGGATGAGGCTGACTAAAATCCGCCGCCAGAACCGCGGCAGTGAGGAAGGTCTGGCCGCGAAAAAAGCGGAGCGGCTGCAAAACCGTGATGCCCGCATCGCGCAGGCGGCCTGGATGGGCGAGCACCTCAACAGGTGGGTCTGGACAACGGCCCCCCTGCGAGAGCGCCTGTGTGTGTTTTGGGCTGATCATTTCACGGCCACTGGCAAGGCCGGCCTTTTGCGCCGTGCGGCCACGCCCTATGTCGAAACGGCTATCCGCCCTAATATCGCAGGCCGCTTCGAGGATTTGCTCCTCGCGGCTGTATTGCACCCGCTGATGCTCCATTATCTGGATCAGGAACGCTCTGTGGGTCCAAACTCTGTCGAGGCGGCGCGGGGCGGCAGGCTGACAGGTCTGAACGAAAACCTTGCCCGCGAAGTCATCGAGTTGCACACGCTAGGCGTGGGAGCACCCTATACCCAGACCGATGTGACGCAACTGGCAGAATTGCTGACGGGTCTGTCGATTGCCCCCCCCATGCGCCTGCATTTTCGTAAACGCCGCGCTGAGCCCGGCGATGAAACTGTGTTGGGCAAGACATATGGCGGCGACAATCCCCATATCCGCGACATACAGGCAGTGCTGGGCGATCTGGCGCGCCATCCGGCCACTGCCCGTCATATCGCCCGCAAACTTGCGGTGCATTTTGTGGCGGATGTTCCCGACCCCGATCTTGTAACCACCCTCGAGACACGGTTCCTTGAGACGGACGGTGATCTGCGCGAGGTGACGCTAGCGCTACTGAGCCACCCTGCCGCCCACACGCCTCAGCGCACCAACGTCAAACAGCCCTTTCATTTTATGGGCTCAGCCCTGCGCGCACTCGGCGTCCCGCCGGAAGGCATATCCGCCCTGCCAGAGCGAGATGCTCGCCGTATAATCGCAGCCCCGCTGGTTCAGATGGGGCATATTTGGGAAAAACCCGCAGGCCCCGATGGCCTGCCCGAAGCGGACAGTGCGTGGATTGTGCCGCAGGGCATCGCTTCGCGCTTACAATGGGCCATCACTGTGCCAAACCTGCTGATGCAGGAACTCCCGGACCCGCGTGAATTTGTTGACACCGCATTGGGCAACTTCAAGACACCCGCTGTCAGCTTCGCCGCCACCGCTGCCGAAACCCGTTGGGACGGGATTGGCCTTGTGCTGGCCTCGCCAGCGTTTCAAAGGACTTGA
- a CDS encoding DUF1501 domain-containing protein — translation MTDLMNRRAFLTRTALIGCSLAASPLMTPVSFAATPGENRLVVILLRGAMDGLDVVRPYGDPAYSALRGDAGINDTDGAADLDGYFGLHPALRSLLPLWQQGQLGFAHAVSTPYRNKRSHFDGQDMLEAGIGSEALTNSRDGWLNRVLQNLPGARAETAYAIGGDQLRIMGGPAKSQRWSPDTDLVLSPQAIELAQLIMAEDPDFDAAFRQAMSIADNDGDGVALSGNRRDMMQAVNQNAKHDKNNSAERRIAEFAGKRLREETRIASFSINGWDTHQNQDRTLIPALGRLAETILTLQSTLTGPIWNKTTVVAVTEFGRTARLNGSNGTDHGTGGLMVMAGGALRGGRVIGDWPGLDEGQLFERRDLMPTRDLRAYIGWLLHSQFGLDFSTIENAIFPDLDMGKNPGLIL, via the coding sequence GTGACCGACCTCATGAACCGCCGCGCATTTCTGACACGCACAGCCCTCATCGGCTGCTCGCTGGCGGCCAGTCCCTTGATGACGCCTGTCAGCTTTGCCGCGACACCGGGCGAAAACCGACTTGTCGTAATCTTGTTGCGCGGAGCGATGGACGGGCTGGATGTTGTGCGCCCTTACGGCGATCCCGCCTATTCGGCCCTGCGCGGCGATGCAGGGATAAACGACACCGATGGCGCGGCCGATCTGGACGGTTATTTCGGCCTTCACCCCGCGCTTCGTTCGCTGTTGCCCTTATGGCAACAGGGCCAGCTTGGCTTTGCCCATGCTGTTTCTACGCCCTACCGCAACAAGCGCAGCCATTTCGACGGTCAGGACATGCTGGAAGCAGGGATAGGAAGTGAGGCATTGACCAATTCCCGCGATGGCTGGCTCAACCGTGTATTGCAAAACCTACCCGGTGCGCGCGCCGAAACGGCCTATGCTATCGGCGGCGACCAGCTCCGCATCATGGGCGGACCTGCCAAATCACAGCGCTGGTCGCCTGACACGGATCTGGTGCTAAGCCCGCAAGCGATCGAGTTGGCGCAGCTTATCATGGCGGAGGACCCCGATTTCGATGCCGCCTTCCGGCAGGCAATGTCTATTGCTGACAATGACGGCGACGGTGTCGCACTATCAGGCAACCGCAGAGATATGATGCAAGCGGTCAACCAGAACGCCAAACACGATAAAAATAACAGCGCTGAGCGGCGGATCGCAGAGTTTGCCGGCAAACGCCTGCGCGAAGAGACCCGCATCGCGTCTTTTTCAATCAATGGTTGGGATACTCACCAAAATCAGGATCGCACGCTTATCCCTGCGCTGGGGCGGCTGGCAGAAACAATCCTGACTTTACAATCGACACTGACCGGACCGATCTGGAACAAGACGACTGTGGTTGCGGTAACAGAATTTGGCCGCACCGCGCGTCTGAACGGCTCTAATGGGACGGATCATGGCACCGGCGGGCTGATGGTAATGGCGGGTGGCGCCTTACGCGGCGGGCGCGTCATAGGCGACTGGCCCGGACTGGACGAAGGCCAACTCTTCGAGCGGCGCGATTTAATGCCCACCCGTGATTTGCGCGCCTATATCGGCTGGTTGTTGCACAGCCAGTTCGGTCTGGACTTTTCAACCATTGAAAATGCAATTTTCCCCGATCTCGATATGGGCAAAAATCCTGGCTTGATACTCTGA
- the ndk gene encoding nucleoside-diphosphate kinase: MALERTFSIIKPDATKRNLTGAIAKKFEDAGLRIVASKRIHLTKAQAGEFYKVHSARPFYDELCEFMASGPIVAQVLEGENAIAKNREVMGATNPADAEAGTIRADFAESVGENSVHGSDAPETAKEEIAYFFSGLELVG, translated from the coding sequence ATGGCTCTCGAGCGCACATTTTCAATCATCAAACCAGACGCAACAAAACGCAACCTGACAGGTGCTATTGCAAAGAAATTCGAGGATGCAGGCCTGCGCATCGTCGCATCCAAGCGTATTCACCTGACAAAAGCCCAAGCGGGCGAGTTCTACAAAGTGCACTCCGCGCGCCCGTTCTATGACGAGCTGTGCGAATTTATGGCTTCCGGCCCGATTGTTGCACAAGTGCTTGAAGGCGAAAACGCAATCGCGAAAAACCGCGAAGTTATGGGTGCAACCAACCCAGCAGACGCAGAAGCCGGCACCATCCGCGCCGATTTCGCGGAATCAGTTGGCGAAAACTCGGTACACGGCTCCGATGCACCCGAGACTGCAAAAGAAGAGATCGCGTATTTCTTTTCCGGCCTTGAGCTGGTTGGCTAA
- a CDS encoding ABC-F family ATP-binding cassette domain-containing protein: protein MLRISEINYSVEGRPLFEEASAVIPEGHKVGLVGRNGAGKTTLFRIIRKELGLDAGEISLPSRAKIGGVAQEVPSSETSLIETVLACDTERAALLIEAETAKDPGRIADIQARLADIDAWSAEGRAASILKGLGFDDYDQQQPCSAYSGGWRMRVALAGVLFAEPDLLLLDEPTNYLDLEGALWLENYLAKYPHTVIIISHDRGLLNRAVGGILHLEDKKLTYYQGNYDQFAKMRAEKRAQLSAAAKKQQAHKAHMQAFVDRFKAKASKAKQAQSRMKAIEKMVTITPPEEAARKVFTFPQPDELSPPIISIENGSTGYTEGQPVLSRLNLRIDQDDRIALLGKNGQGKSTLSKLLSNRLVLFEGKAVNSNKLRIGFFAQHQVDELMIDETPLQHIIAARPGVMQSKLRAQLAGFGLGPDQADTAVGRLSGGQKARLSLLLATLDAPHLLILDEPTNHLDIESREALVEALTRYSGAVILVSHDMHLLSMVADRLWLVSNGTVVPYEDDLEAYRKMLLTVEKPVSKNARPKVEAPKEKRASREDILALKAEVRTSEARVTKINDMRDKLAKKLADPALYEKDKVGELEVWNKKYAEVMGALERAEGLWMDAAGKLEKAQN from the coding sequence ATGTTACGTATATCCGAGATCAACTATTCCGTCGAAGGCCGCCCTCTGTTCGAAGAGGCCAGTGCTGTCATTCCCGAAGGTCACAAGGTGGGCCTTGTCGGGCGCAACGGGGCTGGAAAAACCACGCTCTTTCGCATCATCCGCAAGGAATTGGGGCTGGACGCAGGTGAAATATCCCTGCCCAGCCGCGCCAAGATCGGCGGCGTTGCCCAAGAGGTCCCGTCCTCCGAGACATCGCTGATCGAGACAGTGCTTGCGTGCGACACCGAACGCGCCGCGCTGTTGATCGAAGCGGAAACCGCTAAGGATCCGGGCCGCATCGCGGACATTCAGGCGCGTCTGGCCGATATCGACGCATGGTCCGCCGAAGGTCGCGCAGCGTCGATCCTCAAGGGCCTTGGCTTTGACGATTATGACCAGCAACAGCCCTGCTCGGCCTATTCGGGTGGTTGGCGCATGCGTGTGGCCCTTGCGGGGGTGCTGTTTGCGGAACCTGATCTGCTGCTGCTCGACGAACCGACAAACTACCTCGATCTCGAGGGCGCGCTCTGGCTCGAGAATTACCTAGCGAAATATCCCCATACGGTCATTATCATCAGCCACGACCGCGGCCTGCTGAACCGTGCCGTGGGCGGTATCCTGCACCTCGAAGACAAAAAGCTTACCTATTATCAGGGCAACTACGACCAGTTTGCCAAAATGCGCGCCGAAAAGCGCGCACAGCTGAGTGCTGCCGCTAAAAAGCAACAGGCCCACAAGGCGCATATGCAAGCCTTCGTTGACCGCTTCAAAGCAAAAGCTTCTAAGGCCAAGCAAGCACAATCACGGATGAAAGCCATCGAGAAGATGGTGACCATCACCCCGCCAGAGGAAGCCGCGCGCAAGGTCTTCACCTTCCCGCAACCAGACGAGCTGTCACCTCCTATCATCAGCATCGAGAACGGCTCGACCGGTTATACCGAGGGTCAACCTGTGCTGAGCCGACTGAACCTGCGCATTGATCAGGACGACCGCATCGCCCTGCTGGGTAAAAATGGTCAGGGTAAATCGACCCTCTCCAAGCTGCTGTCGAACCGTCTCGTCCTGTTCGAGGGCAAGGCCGTAAATTCCAATAAACTGCGCATCGGCTTTTTCGCCCAGCATCAGGTTGACGAACTGATGATCGACGAAACACCGCTGCAACACATCATCGCTGCACGGCCCGGTGTGATGCAGTCAAAACTGCGCGCACAGCTGGCTGGTTTCGGCCTTGGCCCCGATCAGGCCGACACCGCCGTAGGGCGTCTCTCGGGCGGGCAAAAGGCGCGCTTGTCGCTACTGCTGGCCACACTCGATGCGCCACATCTGCTGATCCTCGACGAGCCGACAAACCACCTCGACATCGAGAGCCGCGAGGCGCTGGTCGAAGCGCTGACACGGTATTCAGGCGCTGTCATTTTGGTGAGCCACGACATGCACCTGCTGTCTATGGTCGCGGACCGTTTGTGGCTTGTGTCAAATGGCACTGTGGTGCCTTACGAAGACGACCTCGAAGCCTACCGCAAAATGCTGCTGACCGTGGAAAAACCTGTAAGTAAAAATGCACGCCCCAAGGTCGAGGCACCCAAGGAAAAGAGAGCCAGCCGCGAAGACATTTTGGCCCTCAAGGCCGAGGTCCGAACCTCGGAGGCGCGCGTAACCAAGATCAACGATATGCGTGACAAGCTTGCAAAGAAGCTCGCTGATCCTGCTCTCTACGAGAAGGACAAAGTGGGCGAACTGGAAGTCTGGAACAAAAAATACGCCGAAGTCATGGGCGCACTTGAGCGTGCCGAAGGTCTGTGGATGGATGCCGCGGGCAAACTTGAGAAAGCGCAGAATTGA
- a CDS encoding MarC family protein has translation MVTAFVTMLVVIDPVAIVPIFLALTPGMNSKQRARIALRAVLVAGLLLALFAFFGKAVLGFIGISMPAFRVAGGILLFLTAMDMLFERRTKRREDSSEVEIELHNDPSVFPMAIPLIAGPGAIASVILLVGQKPGGEGLVSILGITAVILFIMYVFLRLSGVLERFMGKVAINVVTRVLGMLLAALSVQFVLDGLAEFGFVASLG, from the coding sequence ATGGTCACAGCATTCGTGACGATGCTGGTCGTGATCGACCCTGTGGCGATCGTGCCGATCTTTCTGGCTCTCACGCCTGGCATGAACAGCAAGCAACGCGCCCGCATCGCCTTGCGGGCCGTATTGGTGGCGGGTCTGCTGCTGGCGCTGTTTGCCTTTTTCGGCAAGGCGGTTCTGGGGTTTATCGGCATTTCCATGCCTGCGTTCCGCGTAGCGGGTGGCATTTTGCTCTTCCTCACTGCGATGGACATGCTCTTTGAGCGGCGTACAAAACGCCGTGAAGACAGCTCTGAAGTCGAAATAGAGCTTCACAATGATCCATCGGTCTTTCCCATGGCAATTCCGCTCATCGCGGGCCCCGGTGCCATAGCCTCGGTAATCCTGCTCGTCGGGCAAAAGCCCGGTGGCGAAGGGCTTGTTTCAATCCTTGGCATCACAGCAGTGATCCTTTTTATTATGTATGTATTTTTGCGGCTGTCCGGCGTCCTTGAGCGGTTTATGGGCAAGGTCGCGATCAATGTGGTTACCCGTGTGCTGGGCATGCTTCTGGCCGCACTTTCGGTGCAGTTCGTCCTTGATGGCCTCGCCGAATTCGGGTTTGTCGCCTCTCTTGGATAG
- a CDS encoding retropepsin-like aspartic protease family protein yields the protein MSGDNIASLIYLGLLGLAIGGWFFAAGREGVGKTLQMAMIWGFIFLGVVAGYGLWNDVQRQTMRDQVQQIGTGQIAVPRQQDGHYYLTLALNGENIRFVVDTGATDMVLTREDARRAGLDPDKLNFIGTANTANGTVRTAPVRLDTVRLGGITDTDVFASVNGGAMEGSLLGMGYLEKWGRIEISGGELRLTR from the coding sequence ATGTCCGGAGATAACATTGCAAGCCTGATCTATCTCGGCCTGCTGGGCCTCGCTATCGGTGGCTGGTTTTTTGCCGCAGGGCGCGAGGGGGTTGGAAAAACCCTCCAAATGGCGATGATTTGGGGATTTATCTTTCTTGGTGTGGTTGCGGGCTATGGTCTGTGGAACGACGTCCAGCGCCAGACAATGCGTGACCAGGTGCAGCAGATCGGCACCGGTCAGATCGCTGTGCCACGACAGCAAGACGGGCACTACTATCTAACATTAGCACTCAACGGCGAAAACATCCGATTTGTCGTGGATACCGGTGCGACCGACATGGTACTGACCCGTGAGGACGCCCGCCGCGCAGGCCTGGACCCCGACAAACTCAATTTCATCGGTACCGCCAATACTGCAAATGGAACCGTGCGCACAGCGCCCGTGCGTCTTGATACCGTGCGCCTTGGCGGGATTACCGATACGGATGTATTTGCTTCCGTCAATGGCGGTGCGATGGAAGGCTCCCTGCTGGGTATGGGCTACCTTGAAAAATGGGGCCGGATCGAGATCTCAGGCGGCGAATTACGCCTGACACGGTGA
- a CDS encoding YqaA family protein, with the protein MSETDQQNWMERLVRHRTGLLAMSVAESTAVPLPLEAVIVPLMVGHPKRALKIAFWIWIGSLVGATVFYLVGLWLRDPVVLPVLDVLGQRALFDDMIADLEEGGLFWTVFAVSFLPLPMQLATLGAGAAGGNYIVFLAAIALSRGLRYFGLAIVAQSVGNRLAHLSVPRHKVVFWGAGVLVLGWGLYKLFTL; encoded by the coding sequence ATGAGTGAGACAGATCAGCAGAACTGGATGGAGCGCCTTGTGCGCCACCGCACGGGTCTTCTGGCGATGTCCGTTGCCGAAAGCACTGCTGTGCCACTCCCCCTCGAGGCGGTTATTGTGCCGCTCATGGTGGGACATCCAAAACGCGCATTGAAAATCGCATTCTGGATCTGGATCGGCTCTCTTGTCGGTGCGACGGTTTTTTATCTTGTGGGGCTTTGGCTGCGAGATCCTGTCGTTCTTCCGGTGCTCGACGTTTTGGGCCAGAGGGCGCTGTTCGACGATATGATTGCTGATCTGGAGGAGGGCGGCCTGTTCTGGACGGTGTTTGCCGTGTCTTTCCTTCCGCTTCCGATGCAACTTGCTACGTTGGGGGCAGGTGCAGCGGGCGGCAACTATATCGTATTTCTGGCGGCGATCGCGCTGAGCAGGGGGCTTCGCTATTTCGGGCTGGCAATTGTTGCACAGAGTGTCGGCAACCGCTTGGCACATCTTAGCGTGCCGCGACACAAGGTTGTGTTCTGGGGCGCAGGGGTGCTGGTGTTAGGCTGGGGTCTCTACAAGTTATTTACGCTGTGA
- a CDS encoding DNA polymerase III subunit chi → MGAVMFYHLTQRPLTDTLRMLIEKSLTAGWRVSVRGTDPAGLEALDAALWLGGEDSFLPHGIAGGAHDGLQPVLLGTDGSNANNAQCLMAVHSAPITAQDAAAMERVCILFDGYDEEQLNHARGQWKTLTGAGVSAQYWSEESGRWEKKAEA, encoded by the coding sequence ATGGGTGCGGTGATGTTCTATCATCTTACCCAGCGCCCGTTGACCGACACGCTGCGTATGCTGATAGAGAAATCGCTGACTGCGGGCTGGCGGGTGTCGGTGCGGGGTACCGACCCCGCCGGTCTGGAGGCGCTTGATGCTGCACTTTGGCTCGGGGGCGAGGACAGCTTTTTACCGCACGGTATCGCGGGAGGGGCACATGATGGGTTGCAGCCGGTTCTGCTGGGGACTGATGGGTCAAACGCCAATAATGCGCAATGCCTTATGGCAGTCCATTCTGCCCCGATCACCGCGCAGGATGCTGCGGCCATGGAGCGTGTTTGCATACTTTTCGACGGTTATGACGAGGAGCAGTTAAATCATGCGCGTGGCCAGTGGAAAACGCTGACAGGTGCGGGGGTGAGCGCGCAATACTGGTCCGAAGAGTCGGGCCGGTGGGAGAAGAAGGCAGAAGCATGA
- a CDS encoding leucyl aminopeptidase — MTALTPISFAETDLDAIAEHAGRVAVFVDAEGKLDLAARRVNRQTKGAIARLVESDRWAKMKDADVVSLSYPAGMKADAVDVVRLERGAKGMDARKAGAALAKTRGGSADLLMLCGPLRQPQEVVFGFAMRDYVFEDHKSAQSTRSGALKVMHGKIAEVEAACATLMAVAEGAHMCRDLTNEPANILTTTTYVERLKEMESLGLKIEVLDEDALTKLGMRTLLSVGQGSASPSYVVVMRWDGGKKDEAPLALVGKGVVFDTGGISLKPGANMGDMTMDMGGSAVVAGVMRTLALRGAKANVVGLVGIVENMPSGTASRPGDVVVSMKGDTIENLNTDAEGRLVLCDVMWYAQEQYKPAAMIDLATLTGAIITSLGHENAGVFSNNTSFCNDFLKAAEAEGEGAWRMPMGRAYDDLLKSRIADMKNIGGPAAGSITAAQFLQRFVKEDCPWIHLDIAGVASVKSETALAPVGATGWGVAALNRLIADNYEGE, encoded by the coding sequence ATGACCGCACTGACCCCGATATCCTTTGCCGAGACCGATCTTGATGCCATTGCGGAGCACGCGGGGCGCGTTGCCGTATTTGTAGATGCGGAGGGCAAGCTCGATCTTGCCGCGCGGCGTGTGAACCGGCAGACAAAGGGCGCGATTGCACGGCTGGTCGAGAGCGATCGCTGGGCCAAGATGAAAGACGCCGATGTTGTGAGCCTGTCGTATCCGGCGGGGATGAAAGCGGATGCTGTGGATGTGGTCCGGCTTGAGCGTGGGGCCAAAGGTATGGATGCGCGCAAAGCGGGCGCTGCATTGGCTAAAACCCGTGGCGGTTCGGCCGATTTGCTGATGCTGTGCGGTCCGTTGCGCCAGCCACAGGAGGTCGTATTCGGATTTGCGATGCGTGATTATGTATTTGAAGATCACAAAAGCGCCCAGTCAACCCGCAGCGGCGCGTTGAAGGTGATGCATGGAAAAATAGCCGAAGTTGAGGCCGCCTGTGCCACGCTTATGGCTGTGGCAGAGGGCGCGCATATGTGCCGCGATCTGACGAACGAGCCCGCAAATATCCTTACGACCACCACCTATGTAGAGCGTTTGAAAGAGATGGAGAGCCTCGGCCTCAAGATCGAGGTTCTGGATGAAGATGCGCTTACAAAGCTCGGTATGAGAACGCTTTTATCTGTGGGGCAGGGATCTGCGAGCCCCTCATATGTGGTGGTTATGCGCTGGGACGGCGGCAAAAAGGACGAAGCGCCGCTCGCGCTTGTTGGTAAGGGCGTAGTATTTGACACGGGAGGCATTTCACTCAAGCCGGGCGCGAATATGGGTGATATGACCATGGATATGGGCGGCTCAGCGGTGGTGGCAGGTGTGATGCGCACGCTGGCGCTACGCGGGGCAAAGGCCAACGTTGTGGGCCTTGTCGGGATCGTGGAAAACATGCCTTCCGGGACCGCTTCACGGCCCGGGGATGTGGTCGTCTCGATGAAGGGCGACACTATCGAGAACCTCAATACCGATGCGGAGGGGCGTTTGGTTTTGTGCGATGTCATGTGGTATGCCCAAGAGCAGTATAAACCCGCCGCGATGATTGACCTCGCAACTCTGACGGGGGCGATTATCACCAGTCTGGGCCACGAGAATGCTGGCGTCTTTTCCAACAATACCTCTTTTTGCAATGATTTCCTGAAGGCAGCCGAGGCCGAGGGCGAGGGTGCGTGGCGCATGCCGATGGGACGGGCTTATGACGACCTGCTGAAAAGCCGGATCGCAGATATGAAGAATATCGGCGGACCTGCGGCAGGCTCCATAACAGCAGCGCAATTTTTGCAGCGCTTTGTGAAAGAGGACTGTCCGTGGATTCACCTCGATATTGCTGGTGTAGCATCTGTGAAATCGGAGACGGCGCTCGCGCCCGTTGGGGCTACAGGCTGGGGTGTGGCCGCGCTGAATCGCTTGATCGCGGATAATTATGAAGGTGAATGA
- the lptF gene encoding LPS export ABC transporter permease LptF, giving the protein MAKFDRYMLSQLLILFGFFALVLVAIFWINRAVVLFDRLIGDGQTALVFLEFTALGLPQLIATVLPIASFAAAVYVTNRMTSDSELTVLQATGSSPWSIARPVMVFGLCVALFMATLSNFLVPMATAQLKEREQDIAQNVTARLLTEGTFLHPTDQVTFYTRIIDQDGVLRDVFLSDRRNPEQGIIYTASEAYLLRNGDATTLIMVDGLAQRLEQSGLRLATAKFADFSFDISTLMRSETVQQTRIANLTTPELIAGWDTLAEASGRSEGAIAEEFHSRFAQPLFCIVAALIGFTTLLIGGFSRFGVWREIIIAFGLLILLDGVRGTLSSQVSDNAALWALLYVPSLIGALIALVMLMHAANPGWRARLKRRGAAA; this is encoded by the coding sequence GTGGCAAAGTTTGACCGCTATATGCTGTCCCAGCTGCTGATCCTTTTCGGCTTTTTCGCACTGGTTCTTGTAGCGATTTTCTGGATCAACCGGGCGGTTGTCTTGTTTGACCGGCTCATCGGAGATGGTCAGACAGCCCTTGTTTTTCTTGAATTTACAGCGCTCGGCCTGCCCCAGTTAATCGCGACGGTCCTGCCCATTGCATCTTTTGCAGCTGCGGTTTACGTGACAAATCGCATGACCTCGGACAGCGAACTGACGGTGCTACAGGCCACAGGTTCCAGCCCGTGGAGCATCGCCCGTCCGGTTATGGTTTTTGGCCTGTGTGTGGCGCTTTTCATGGCAACGCTAAGTAATTTTCTGGTACCAATGGCGACTGCCCAACTCAAGGAACGCGAGCAGGACATCGCACAAAACGTCACCGCCCGCCTGCTAACCGAAGGGACATTCCTGCACCCGACGGATCAGGTCACCTTCTATACCCGCATCATCGATCAAGACGGCGTTTTACGCGATGTCTTTTTGTCAGATCGACGCAATCCCGAACAGGGTATCATCTATACGGCCTCCGAGGCCTATCTGCTGCGCAACGGCGATGCCACCACCCTGATCATGGTCGACGGGTTGGCCCAGCGGCTCGAACAATCAGGTCTTCGCCTCGCCACGGCGAAATTTGCGGATTTTTCGTTCGATATTTCTACACTTATGCGCTCGGAAACGGTGCAGCAAACGCGTATCGCAAATCTTACCACACCCGAACTTATTGCGGGTTGGGACACCCTTGCGGAGGCATCGGGGCGCAGTGAGGGCGCTATCGCAGAGGAGTTTCATTCGCGTTTCGCCCAGCCGCTGTTTTGTATCGTGGCCGCGCTGATCGGATTTACCACCTTGTTGATCGGCGGGTTTTCACGTTTTGGTGTCTGGCGGGAGATCATTATTGCTTTTGGCCTTTTGATCTTGCTGGACGGTGTACGCGGCACGCTATCGTCCCAAGTCTCCGATAATGCCGCCTTGTGGGCACTGCTTTATGTGCCGTCCTTGATCGGCGCACTGATTGCGTTGGTTATGTTAATGCACGCGGCAAATCCGGGCTGGCGCGCACGGCTCAAGCGGCGCGGGGCTGCCGCATGA